A section of the Marinimicrobium koreense genome encodes:
- a CDS encoding HDOD domain-containing protein, producing the protein MPLPTSVESLLNSQNIHYDLATAPVDANNQPLWHDQHLRNVGAAKAVLLEDEKGRILAVISADTLLDLNAVNRQMDRELRATNQDAVRQFCDTYSLQSVPALPKLAGLPTLVDKQLLRRESLLLDSGDDAQLLHINRDDFQQVLEDAIICDIATPLDPLEVDISAERDEEQILGAVRNFTQLRIRQRLEETLELPPLSETAQRIINLRVDPNADISDLAQVVETDPSLAAQVVSWAASPYYSAPGKIKSIHDAIVRVLGFDMVLNLALGLALGRSLSMPKDGPEGYLGYWQKSVYMAATIEGLVTAIPREQRPTFGMAYLSGLLHNFGFLILAELFPPYFSQYCRMTEANPHSTHQPIERHLLGVTREQLASTLMSLWSMPDEVVVALRHQNNPRYQGEHHQYAKLIYVAERLLLQQGVGLGPKLEIPASVFADLHLDPDKAQATVTNVMESLDDLDHIALQLSPR; encoded by the coding sequence GTGCCGCTACCCACCAGCGTTGAATCGTTGCTGAACAGCCAAAATATCCACTATGACCTGGCCACCGCCCCGGTGGATGCCAACAATCAACCGCTGTGGCACGACCAGCATCTGCGCAATGTCGGGGCCGCCAAAGCGGTTCTTCTTGAAGACGAAAAAGGTCGCATCCTCGCAGTGATTTCCGCCGACACGCTGCTCGATCTGAACGCCGTCAATCGGCAGATGGATCGGGAGCTTCGGGCGACCAATCAGGATGCGGTGCGTCAGTTCTGTGATACCTACAGCCTGCAGTCGGTGCCCGCGCTGCCCAAGCTGGCCGGTCTCCCGACGCTGGTGGACAAACAGTTGTTACGCCGGGAAAGTCTGCTGCTCGACTCCGGGGACGATGCCCAGTTGTTGCACATCAACCGGGATGATTTTCAGCAGGTTCTCGAAGACGCCATCATCTGTGATATCGCCACGCCTCTGGACCCACTGGAAGTGGATATCAGTGCGGAGCGGGATGAGGAACAGATTCTCGGCGCGGTGCGCAACTTTACGCAACTTCGCATCCGGCAGCGCCTGGAGGAAACCCTGGAACTGCCGCCGCTGTCCGAAACGGCGCAGCGGATCATCAACCTGCGGGTGGACCCCAACGCCGACATCAGCGACCTGGCCCAGGTGGTGGAAACCGACCCGAGTCTGGCCGCTCAGGTGGTGAGCTGGGCGGCTTCGCCCTACTATTCCGCCCCCGGCAAAATCAAATCCATTCACGATGCCATCGTCCGGGTACTGGGCTTTGATATGGTGCTCAACCTGGCACTGGGGCTTGCCCTGGGACGAAGCCTGAGCATGCCCAAAGACGGCCCGGAGGGGTATCTGGGTTACTGGCAAAAGTCGGTGTACATGGCGGCCACCATTGAAGGGTTGGTGACCGCGATTCCCCGAGAGCAGCGGCCCACGTTCGGCATGGCTTACCTGTCCGGTCTGCTGCATAACTTCGGCTTCCTGATTCTCGCAGAGCTGTTTCCCCCCTACTTCAGTCAGTACTGCCGGATGACCGAAGCCAATCCGCACAGTACGCACCAGCCGATCGAACGACACCTGTTGGGCGTGACTCGCGAGCAGCTCGCCAGCACCCTGATGTCGCTCTGGTCCATGCCGGACGAGGTGGTTGTTGCCTTGCGTCACCAGAACAATCCCCGCTACCAGGGCGAGCACCACCAGTACGCCAAATTGATTTATGTCGCCGAACGGTTATTGCTTCAGCAGGGCGTGGGTCTGGGGCCGAAGCTGGAAATCCCGGCCTCGGTGTTTGCCGATCTGCACCTCGATCCGGACAAGGCTCAGGCGACCGTCACTAACGTGATGGAGTCCCTGGACGATCTGGACCACATTGCTTTACAGCTCAGCCCCCGCTAA
- a CDS encoding 2-keto-4-pentenoate hydratase, producing the protein MLHPSGIAKAARILAERRRSGVQAERLPKDCRPEDLESALAIQAEVTRDLGAQVGGWKCLEPPPGRLVVAPIHAEDIHRGAPVSVWAPEGFARIEPELAFVLGRDLPPRDYPYSDSEVDQAIAHTHLVLELIHSRYADPAEAAFPEMLADGLLNQGLFIGPEVDPELALEASELPITLHTRSAGPEHHQGRHPNTQPRAPLYWLVEFLRSRGQGMKAGEIIITGSYAGVLEAPMEEPVRVQFGELGEISVSFKARIEA; encoded by the coding sequence ATGTTGCACCCGTCAGGGATCGCCAAGGCGGCCCGTATTCTGGCAGAACGACGTCGCAGTGGGGTTCAGGCGGAACGCCTGCCCAAGGACTGTCGCCCCGAGGATCTTGAGTCTGCCCTGGCCATTCAGGCCGAGGTCACCCGGGATCTGGGGGCGCAGGTCGGTGGCTGGAAATGCCTTGAACCACCGCCTGGCCGCCTGGTGGTGGCACCGATTCATGCCGAGGACATTCACCGGGGCGCCCCGGTTTCGGTATGGGCGCCGGAGGGCTTTGCGCGGATTGAGCCGGAGTTGGCTTTTGTGCTGGGTCGGGACCTGCCGCCCAGAGACTACCCCTACAGCGATAGCGAAGTGGATCAGGCCATTGCCCACACCCACTTGGTGCTCGAACTGATTCACAGCCGTTACGCCGATCCGGCCGAAGCGGCGTTTCCCGAAATGTTGGCTGACGGCCTGCTGAATCAGGGGTTGTTCATCGGCCCGGAAGTGGACCCGGAGTTGGCTCTGGAGGCGAGCGAGCTTCCCATTACGCTGCACACCCGCAGCGCAGGGCCCGAGCACCACCAGGGGCGCCATCCCAATACCCAGCCTCGGGCGCCGCTGTATTGGCTGGTGGAGTTCCTGCGCAGCCGGGGGCAAGGCATGAAAGCCGGTGAGATCATCATTACCGGCTCCTATGCTGGTGTGCTCGAGGCGCCGATGGAGGAGCCGGTGCGGGTCCAGTTCGGTGAGCTGGGCGAGATCAGCGTGTCATTCAAGGCGCGCATTGAAGCGTGA